The Chryseobacterium sp. G0186 genome includes the window CCAAAAACATTCAGTGAATATTCATGGGCGTACTATATTTCGGTTGCTATCTCAGCTTAACCAATTTATTTTAACAGGTATTCCTGCATAAATCTGATCATGGCCAGACGCTGGAAATCTACATTTTCTTTTTTTCTGAATCCATGGCCTTCATTCTTGGCTTCAAGATACCACACCGTTTTTCCCTGCGCCTTTAGTTTATCACGCATTTGTATTGCTTCAGAAACAGGAACTCTCGGATCATTGGTTCCCTGTACAATAAACATTGGTTTTTTAATCTTGTCAATATTATTCAGAGGGGCGATCTTGGTGAAAAATTCAGCCATTTTAGGAATTCTTTCATCACCATACTCTACTCTTCTCAGATCACGTCTGTATTCTTCTGTATTTTTAAGGAATGTATTGAAATCTGAAATTCCTACAATATCCATTGAACATCTGATTCTGTCAGCATATTCATAGGCTGTAGCCAGCGTCATAAATCCACCATAGCTTCCTCCGGTGATCATAATTCTATCCTTATCCAGTTCAGGTTGCTGAGCAATCCAGTCCAATAAAGCTCCGATATCTTTCACAGAATTCATTCTCAGATATCCGTTATCTGCGGCAATATAGGTTTTACCGAATCCCGAAGATCCTCTTACATTAGGATAAATTAAGGCGATTCCCATTTCATTGGAAAAGAAGTTTGATCCTCCCAAAGAACTCGCCATAGATTGTCCCTCAGGTCCACCATGAATGGAGATCAATACAGGTCTTTTTCCGGTGAACTTTGCCGGTGCCGGATAATAAAATCCAGAGATCTTCAATCCGTCAAAGCTTTTCCAGTCGATCAATTTAGGAATTGCCATATCTGCCGGTTGCATTTCTCCCAGCTCACTTTCAGTCCATCGTTCAATGTTTTGGGAAGCCAGATCCAATTTATAGATATCAGAACCTGAATTCGCCGCAGATTGAGAGAAATAAAGAGATTTCCCATCTCCGGAGAATTTACTGTCTCCAATTCCTCCTATCGGAATTTTACTTACAGGCGTATATTTTTGGGTATTGGCATCCAGAATATACATTTTATTGATCCCGCTTTCATTGGTAATAAAAGCAAGTTTAGATTTATCCTTAGACAAATCATACCTTTCTACATTCCATGGAATAGAAGAGGTCAGGTAATTGATTTTTTTCGTTTTTAAATTCAATATGGCTAATCGGCTAAACTCATTATCACGATCTGTAACGTAATAGATTTCATCTGAATTTTTCCCAAATGAAGCATTAAGCTGAACCACGCCTTTCTCCGTTCTGTCTGTAATGGGTTCCAGTTTTTTAGTTTCCAGATCATACATATACAGATAAGAATCGTTAGCAGAAACATACTCTGTAATCAGCAGTTTTTTATTATCATCAGAAATATCAGTGATTCCCCAGCCCCCTCCTTTCAATTCCAAAATAGATTGGACTTCTTCAGGCTTTAAAGGGTTCATGTAATAAATATCACGGTCTCCACCATTTCTTTTTGTAGAGGTAAAATAAAACCCGGATCCGTCTTTTTTCCATGTGGCACCACCGTTTTGAGATCTGCCACCATCAGTAAGAAGCTTAGACTCCATTGTTTTTAGATCCAGCTTGTAAAGCTGTCCGAATTCATTTCCACCTATATCTTTTGAATACACAAGATACTCTCCTTTTGTAGGTTCATAGGAAGCTGTATTCACAGGTTCATCAAAGAATGTGATCTGCTTTCTGGCCCCCATCGGTGTAATAATTTTATGAAGCTGATTGGTAGAACCAAAACGGGTTACGGCAATCATCTCCTTACCATTGGGATGAATGTCTGCCAGGCCTGCATTTCTTCCTTCTGAATATTTTTTAATAGCTTGACTTAGGGCCTTGGGAATAGGCAAAATATTTTCTGCAATAAGATTTTCATTGGGGGTTACAAACTCATTCTTATTCTGTGCCTGGGTAAATATTCCCGCCAGCATTAAAAGAGCTATGATAGATTTATTTCTCATGTTAAATTTTTACCGAAATTAGTTATTTTTCACAAAAAAACCACAGAGAAAATTCTGTGGCTATGAGATTAAAATATATGTATTTTATTTATTGTTATATATTTCCAAGACATTTATAAGATCTTCATCTTTTCTTGACTTATCAATTAACGTCAAAAGCTCAGGATAGTCTTTTACTTTTTCTGTAAGATTATTCTTAATACTAGGATTAAAAAAACCAGATTCATTAGTCAGTTTTCCACTTTTCTTATCGATTAAAAAATCTACTTTATCCATTTTGAAGCCCGTTAATCCCACGTAAAAATAGTCTCTATACCAGCTTATTTTACCCTGATACAGTATTTCTATAAGGCCAAAATCATTTTTAGCAAGATGAAGTGAGGTTGAAGAAGTAAATTTCCTCACTACATTCTGAGGGTCTGTAACTTCCATATAATCAATATCAAATTCACTGATGACGGTCTTATTTCCCAAAGAATCCAACATATTTACTTGTTTGATATAAGTAGCAGCAGAAAATTTCTTATTCGTAAAGATTCCGATATTCTGAACTCTGGTTGTGATAGTGTCTGTAGAATTTTTCAAAACATATTTTACAGGAAAATGGTTTTCTTTATACTGAAACGTCTTCTGGGAAAACACAGATATAAAACTGAACAAAGAAAATAAAAGGGTAATTTTTTTCATTAGAATCAATTAAAAAAGCTCAGAAAAATCTGAGCTTTTTGTTATATAAATTTCTGTATACTTTCAGATTAGATGTGAATCACTTCACCATAAGCTGCTGCTGCTGCCTCCATGATCGCTTCAGAAACTGTTGGGTGTGGGTGAATAGACTTGATGATCTCGTGACCTGTAGTTTCCAATTTTCTTGCTACTACTGCTTCAGCAACCATATCCGTTACTCCTTCACCAATCATATGACAACCTAGCCACTCTCCGTACTTAGCATCGAAAATCACCTTGATGAAACCATCTGTATTTCCGTTTGCTGTAGCTTTACCACTTGCAGAAAGAGGGAATTTACCAACCTTGATCTCATATCCTTTTTCTTTAGCCTGCTTTTCTGTAAGACCTACAGAAGCTACTTCAGGGTGACAGTAGGTACATCCTGGGATATTGCCATAGTCGATTTTTTCAACATGCATACCTTTGATTTTCTCTACACAAGTGATTCCTTCAGCAGATGCTACGTGAGCTAATGCCTGAGTTGGAATGATATCTCCGATTGCATAGTAACCAGGTACTGAAGTTTCATACCATTCGTTTACCAATACTCTTCCTTTATCTGTCTGGATACCTACTTCTTCTAGACCAATGTTTTCGATGTTTGCAGCAATACCAACAGCAGATAATAAGATATCAGCTTCTAAAGTAATGGTTCCGTTAGCTGTTTTAACGGTAGCTTTTACTCCTTCTCCTGTTGTATCAACGCTTTCTACAGAAGCATTTGTCATAATTTCAATTCCTGTTTTCTTTAGAGATTTCTCTAAGTGCTTAGAGATTTCCTCATCTTCTACTGGAACGATGTTTGGCATAAATTCCACAACAGTCACCTTTGTTCCCATTGTATTATAGAAATCGGCAAATTCTACCCCGATAGCTCCAGAACCTACAACGATCATAGATTTTGGCTGCTCAGGAAGAGATAATGCCTGTCTGTATCCGATTACTTTTTTACCATCCTGTGGTAAGTTTGGTAATTCTCTTGAACGAGCTCCTGTTGCGATGATAATGTTGTTTGCTGAATATTCAGTTACCTTACCGTCTTTATCTGTAACAGAAACCTTTTTACCTTTCTGTACTTTTGCAGTACCAAGAATTACGTCAATCTTATTCTTCTTCATTAAGAACTCGATTCCTTTGCTCATTTTGCTGGCAACACCACGGCTTCTCTGAATTACATTAGGGAATTCAAAGCTAGCTTCCACCTTATTTAATCCATAATCTTCAGCATGGTTGATATAATGAAAAACCTGTGCAGATTTCAATAAAGCTTTTGTTGGAATACAACCCCAGTTAAGGCAAATTCCTCCTAAGTTTTCTTTCTCGATAATTGCGGTTTTGAAACCCAATTGTGCTGCTCTGATCGCAGTAACATATCCACCAGGACCACTTCCAATGACAATAATATCGTAATTCATTACTTTAAAAATTTTTATGCGAATTTAAGGAAAAATATTGGATGTTTCACGTTTCTGAAAACTGATCTTAAAATGCATCAATAAGCCTATTTCATTCAATTAAAAACAAAAAAAGAGAACACAAAAAGCATTCTCTCTTAATAAACATTATTTTAAGCTGAAAAATTCATAAAATAAAGCTGATAAAATACAGCTTATTTGATTTGAATAATTGCAAGAAATCCGTATTATTTCATTTGTTTAAGCAATCGTTTTTCAGTCTGATATCTTTTATTCAAAGCTTTCATCTGATCTCTTTTCATCTGTTTGGTTGCAAGCGGATGATTCAGGATCAATTTCTTTTCTGTATTGTATTTTTTATCTAATTCCTGCGCCTTAATATTGATTAATTCATTTTTTGATGGATGCGGGGGAGCCGGCGGATGCTTTTGTGCAAAAACATTCATCGATAAACCAAATAGTAACAGGGTTGAAATCAATAACTTTTTCATAATATTTACATTTATGAATGATTTTAATCTATTAACCAATCTTAATTAAATTCATTCAGGTTTATATAAAATGTACATATATCATACCAATATTTTTTGCATGGTAAGAATAAAAGTTTTTTCCAGGAATATCAAAGCATTATAAAGGGATTTGTGTTAAAAAATATAAATAATCTCATATTGGTGAATTTTAAGGTTATTTTTTTATATTTTTGTTTTGAATCACGAAAAAATAAATATGAAATGAAAAAATACATCCTGATCTTTCTGCTTGGGTACTTTTTCTCAAACGCACAAGTAGGCATTAATACTACGACCCCTAACAGTACGTTAGCCGTCA containing:
- a CDS encoding S9 family peptidase, whose product is MRNKSIIALLMLAGIFTQAQNKNEFVTPNENLIAENILPIPKALSQAIKKYSEGRNAGLADIHPNGKEMIAVTRFGSTNQLHKIITPMGARKQITFFDEPVNTASYEPTKGEYLVYSKDIGGNEFGQLYKLDLKTMESKLLTDGGRSQNGGATWKKDGSGFYFTSTKRNGGDRDIYYMNPLKPEEVQSILELKGGGWGITDISDDNKKLLITEYVSANDSYLYMYDLETKKLEPITDRTEKGVVQLNASFGKNSDEIYYVTDRDNEFSRLAILNLKTKKINYLTSSIPWNVERYDLSKDKSKLAFITNESGINKMYILDANTQKYTPVSKIPIGGIGDSKFSGDGKSLYFSQSAANSGSDIYKLDLASQNIERWTESELGEMQPADMAIPKLIDWKSFDGLKISGFYYPAPAKFTGKRPVLISIHGGPEGQSMASSLGGSNFFSNEMGIALIYPNVRGSSGFGKTYIAADNGYLRMNSVKDIGALLDWIAQQPELDKDRIMITGGSYGGFMTLATAYEYADRIRCSMDIVGISDFNTFLKNTEEYRRDLRRVEYGDERIPKMAEFFTKIAPLNNIDKIKKPMFIVQGTNDPRVPVSEAIQMRDKLKAQGKTVWYLEAKNEGHGFRKKENVDFQRLAMIRFMQEYLLK
- the lpdA gene encoding dihydrolipoyl dehydrogenase, whose protein sequence is MNYDIIVIGSGPGGYVTAIRAAQLGFKTAIIEKENLGGICLNWGCIPTKALLKSAQVFHYINHAEDYGLNKVEASFEFPNVIQRSRGVASKMSKGIEFLMKKNKIDVILGTAKVQKGKKVSVTDKDGKVTEYSANNIIIATGARSRELPNLPQDGKKVIGYRQALSLPEQPKSMIVVGSGAIGVEFADFYNTMGTKVTVVEFMPNIVPVEDEEISKHLEKSLKKTGIEIMTNASVESVDTTGEGVKATVKTANGTITLEADILLSAVGIAANIENIGLEEVGIQTDKGRVLVNEWYETSVPGYYAIGDIIPTQALAHVASAEGITCVEKIKGMHVEKIDYGNIPGCTYCHPEVASVGLTEKQAKEKGYEIKVGKFPLSASGKATANGNTDGFIKVIFDAKYGEWLGCHMIGEGVTDMVAEAVVARKLETTGHEIIKSIHPHPTVSEAIMEAAAAAYGEVIHI